From the genome of Proteus vulgaris, one region includes:
- the hypF gene encoding carbamoyltransferase HypF — protein sequence MSNGIALRVKGKVQGVGFRPFVWQLAHRFGLFGQVSNDSLGVLVHLTSSPKNTLFIEALKAECPPLARIERIEESPYQWEQLPTDFIIVKSGGGEMDTQVVPDATTCKACIDELFDPQNRRFHYPFINCTHCGPRFTIIKKMPYDRPFTSMSEFPFCPECKHEYEDPADRRFHAQPNACPVCGPYIWLANEQGEEFAIKEFALTQACEALLAGKIVAVKGIGGFHLVCDARNNESVALLRKRKYRPAKPLAVMITGIDQIKEDNQDPDFLPTAIQTLQSTAAPIVLVPKTVAPKLAELIAPGLTEIGVMLPANPLQHLLARGTNIPLVMTSGNASGHTPALSNEDALMQLHDIADLFLMHNREIIQRADDSLVRIEDKQSVMIRRSRGYVPDAISLPDDFEPQPSVLAMGGDLKNVFCLLRQHQAIMGPHLGDLDDLSVRQQLMKSLDLFQQIYRFTPKAIAVDAHPNYISHQLGKQFAQEQNIPLIEVFHHHAHIVSCLAEHGHTHQQGAVVGIALDGLGYGQDGSLWGGECLRVDYQKSERIGGLPAVAMPGGNLASIQPWRNWFAHLATFSKNWQGSVITQLIPSNDLQILSKAVERGLNSPKASSCGRLFDAVSASLGLAPKEISWEGEAASYLQTAALACQKEKQTEIIKQYGHLMPIKNNLLELSVFWSQWESVKLNVSEKAWLFHYLLAESLGNIALQYADEHQIETVVLTGGVLNNTLLKHMFKKKLNNKKVLTPMMLPVGDGGIALGQALIATHLMQN from the coding sequence ATGAGTAACGGCATTGCATTGCGTGTGAAAGGTAAGGTTCAAGGCGTGGGTTTTCGTCCATTTGTTTGGCAATTAGCCCATCGTTTTGGTTTATTCGGGCAAGTGAGTAACGACAGTTTAGGTGTATTGGTGCATTTAACGTCTTCACCTAAAAATACACTTTTTATCGAAGCACTAAAAGCTGAATGCCCTCCATTAGCACGCATTGAACGTATAGAAGAATCACCCTATCAATGGGAACAGTTACCGACAGACTTTATTATTGTAAAAAGTGGTGGCGGTGAAATGGATACACAAGTGGTACCTGATGCCACGACTTGCAAAGCATGTATTGATGAACTGTTTGATCCCCAAAACCGTCGTTTTCATTATCCTTTTATTAACTGCACACACTGTGGACCTCGTTTTACTATCATAAAAAAAATGCCTTATGATAGGCCATTTACCTCGATGTCTGAATTTCCATTTTGCCCTGAATGTAAACATGAATATGAAGATCCTGCAGACAGACGATTCCATGCTCAGCCTAATGCGTGTCCTGTCTGTGGGCCTTATATTTGGCTTGCGAATGAGCAGGGGGAAGAGTTTGCAATCAAAGAATTTGCATTAACTCAAGCCTGCGAAGCGTTACTTGCTGGAAAAATTGTTGCTGTTAAAGGTATTGGTGGTTTTCATTTAGTATGTGATGCACGTAATAATGAGAGCGTTGCATTACTACGAAAACGCAAATACCGACCTGCGAAGCCATTAGCTGTGATGATCACTGGAATTGATCAAATTAAAGAAGATAATCAAGATCCTGATTTTCTTCCAACCGCTATCCAAACTCTGCAAAGCACTGCGGCTCCAATTGTATTAGTCCCTAAAACGGTTGCGCCTAAACTTGCGGAGCTTATTGCGCCAGGATTAACTGAAATTGGTGTTATGTTGCCAGCCAATCCATTACAACATTTATTAGCGCGCGGCACGAATATTCCACTGGTTATGACATCAGGAAATGCATCTGGTCACACTCCTGCATTAAGTAACGAAGATGCTTTAATGCAGCTTCACGATATTGCTGATCTATTCTTGATGCATAATAGAGAGATTATACAGCGAGCTGATGATTCATTAGTGCGTATTGAAGATAAGCAGAGTGTTATGATCCGCCGTTCTCGTGGCTATGTTCCTGATGCTATTTCATTACCTGACGATTTTGAACCACAACCCTCAGTGCTTGCAATGGGGGGGGATCTCAAAAATGTATTTTGCTTATTACGTCAGCATCAAGCCATTATGGGGCCTCATTTAGGGGATCTTGATGATTTAAGTGTACGCCAACAACTGATGAAATCATTAGATCTTTTTCAGCAAATTTATCGCTTTACGCCTAAAGCAATTGCGGTAGATGCACATCCTAATTACATTAGTCATCAACTGGGTAAACAATTTGCTCAAGAACAAAATATTCCTCTCATTGAAGTTTTTCACCATCATGCGCATATTGTTTCTTGTCTAGCTGAACATGGACATACCCATCAGCAAGGTGCTGTAGTAGGCATTGCACTTGATGGTTTAGGCTATGGGCAAGATGGTTCTTTATGGGGGGGAGAATGCCTACGGGTGGATTATCAAAAATCAGAACGAATAGGTGGGCTTCCTGCAGTTGCTATGCCTGGGGGAAATTTAGCTTCGATTCAACCTTGGCGAAACTGGTTCGCACATTTAGCTACTTTTTCTAAGAATTGGCAAGGTAGTGTTATCACCCAATTGATACCTAGTAATGATTTGCAAATATTAAGTAAGGCAGTAGAACGTGGTTTAAATTCGCCTAAAGCCTCTTCTTGTGGGCGTTTATTTGATGCGGTTTCAGCATCATTAGGATTAGCTCCTAAAGAAATAAGTTGGGAGGGTGAAGCAGCCAGTTACCTACAAACAGCAGCATTAGCGTGTCAAAAAGAAAAACAAACGGAAATTATCAAGCAATATGGGCATTTAATGCCTATAAAGAATAACTTGCTTGAACTGTCTGTTTTTTGGTCGCAATGGGAAAGTGTGAAGCTCAATGTCAGTGAAAAGGCGTGGCTATTTCATTATTTATTAGCTGAAAGTTTAGGCAATATTGCATTGCAATATGCCGATGAACATCAGATTGAGACCGTTGTACTTACGGGCGGTGTGTTAAATAACACATTACTCAAACATATGTTTAAGAAAAAATTAAACAATAAAAAAGTACTAACCCCTATGATGTTGCCCGTTGGAGACGGTGGTATTGCATTAGGGCAAGCACTGATTGCTACACATTTAATGCAAAACTAA
- the alr gene encoding alanine racemase, with amino-acid sequence MSRPTKVTINLDALSHNLSVIKERVKGSKVWSVVKADAYGHGLSCVWPALSHTDGFALIELDKAIMLREQGWVGPILLLEGFFKPEDVYLLERYSLTTTVHSDWQFDAIEKAQLERPINIYLKLNSGMNRLGYRSDGYQQAITRAKSINNIGSIIQMSHFANADTGLNMDAQKAVINQAMVKELPRCLANSAATLFNPETYQDWVRPGIILYGVSPSGVWQDIADFDLQPVMTFNSEILAIQQVKKGEPIGYGSRYIAERDMRIGVVACGYADGYPRHAPDGTPVIVNGHKTQLVGRISMDMLTVDVTDFPDINYGSPVELWGEQLPVDDVATACGTIGYELLCAIAPRVTVEVMINLPNSTFSDLNESC; translated from the coding sequence ATGTCCAGACCCACAAAAGTAACTATTAACCTCGATGCATTAAGCCATAACCTGTCTGTTATCAAAGAGAGAGTAAAAGGTAGCAAAGTGTGGTCTGTTGTGAAAGCAGATGCTTATGGGCATGGATTATCCTGTGTTTGGCCAGCATTGAGTCATACGGATGGTTTTGCATTAATTGAATTAGACAAAGCCATTATGCTAAGAGAGCAAGGATGGGTTGGCCCCATCCTTTTACTTGAAGGTTTTTTTAAACCTGAAGATGTTTATTTATTAGAACGTTATTCTCTAACAACAACAGTACATTCTGATTGGCAATTTGATGCCATAGAAAAAGCACAATTAGAACGCCCCATTAATATCTATCTTAAACTTAATAGTGGAATGAATAGATTAGGTTATCGTTCTGATGGTTATCAACAAGCTATCACCCGCGCTAAAAGCATCAATAACATTGGTTCTATTATTCAAATGTCGCATTTTGCTAATGCAGATACAGGACTGAATATGGATGCGCAAAAAGCGGTAATTAATCAAGCGATGGTCAAAGAATTACCTCGATGCTTAGCAAATTCGGCAGCAACGTTGTTTAACCCTGAAACATATCAAGATTGGGTGCGACCAGGCATTATTTTATATGGTGTTTCGCCTTCGGGTGTTTGGCAAGATATTGCTGATTTCGATTTACAACCCGTAATGACATTTAATAGTGAGATATTAGCCATTCAACAAGTGAAAAAAGGTGAGCCAATAGGCTATGGCAGTCGATATATTGCTGAGCGTGATATGCGAATAGGGGTTGTTGCCTGTGGTTATGCCGATGGTTATCCTAGACATGCGCCAGATGGTACACCAGTCATTGTTAATGGGCATAAAACACAATTAGTAGGGCGCATTTCGATGGATATGTTAACCGTTGATGTTACGGATTTCCCCGATATCAATTATGGTAGCCCAGTTGAATTATGGGGTGAACAACTACCTGTTGACGATGTTGCAACGGCCTGTGGCACTATTGGCTATGAGTTACTGTGTGCAATAGCGCCTCGAGTTACAGTTGAAGTGATGATAAATTTACCTAATTCCACTTTTTCTGATCTAAATGAAAGTTGTTGA
- a CDS encoding D-amino acid dehydrogenase, producing the protein MKVIILGGGVIGVTSAWYLVQQGHEVIVVDRQNSAAEETSAGNAGQISPGYATPWGAPGIPLKAVKWMFQKHAPLAIKPDGSLFQLRWMWQMLRNCDASHYTMNKSRMVRIAEYSRDCIRQLRQDTGIEYEGRQGGTLQLFRDQKQFDNAANDIAVLKQEGVAYELLTAEQLKFAEPALEHVSHKLTGGLRLPNDETGDCQIFTKKLAKMAEDAGVTFLFNKEIKHLLFDGDKVAGVQCHDGLLTADHYVVAMGSYSTEFLKNKVAIPVYPLKGYSLTMPIIDASRAPTSTILDETYKIAVTRFDERIRVGGMAEVVGFNLNVLKSRCETLKMVVQDLYQGGGDIEKATFWTGLRPMTPDGTPIVGPTAYRNLSLNTGHGTLGWTMACGSGQLLADLISGNKPAIAADDLSVFRYIDGFNTKLLLPGQKLDAAY; encoded by the coding sequence ATGAAAGTGATCATCTTAGGTGGCGGCGTTATTGGTGTAACAAGTGCGTGGTATCTTGTGCAGCAAGGGCATGAAGTCATTGTTGTTGACAGACAAAATAGTGCAGCAGAAGAAACCAGTGCGGGTAATGCTGGTCAGATATCGCCAGGATATGCAACCCCTTGGGGCGCTCCGGGTATTCCATTAAAAGCAGTAAAATGGATGTTCCAGAAACATGCACCTTTAGCCATTAAACCGGACGGTTCACTTTTCCAATTACGCTGGATGTGGCAAATGTTACGTAATTGTGATGCATCACATTACACTATGAATAAAAGTCGTATGGTGCGCATTGCTGAATATAGCCGTGATTGTATTCGTCAGTTGCGTCAAGATACGGGAATAGAATATGAAGGGCGCCAAGGGGGAACTCTTCAACTTTTCCGTGATCAAAAGCAATTTGATAATGCCGCCAATGATATTGCTGTCTTAAAGCAAGAAGGCGTTGCTTATGAATTATTGACGGCAGAGCAACTTAAATTCGCAGAGCCTGCATTAGAGCATGTTAGTCATAAACTCACCGGTGGTTTGCGTTTACCAAATGATGAAACAGGTGACTGCCAAATTTTTACGAAAAAACTCGCTAAAATGGCAGAAGACGCGGGTGTTACATTCTTATTTAACAAAGAAATCAAACATTTGTTATTTGATGGTGATAAAGTAGCGGGCGTTCAATGCCATGATGGATTACTTACTGCGGATCATTACGTTGTCGCAATGGGTTCTTATTCAACGGAATTTCTGAAAAATAAAGTCGCCATTCCTGTTTATCCGCTTAAAGGTTATTCACTCACGATGCCGATTATTGATGCTTCAAGAGCACCAACATCAACTATTCTCGATGAAACCTATAAAATAGCAGTAACTCGTTTTGATGAGCGAATCCGTGTTGGTGGAATGGCAGAAGTTGTTGGTTTTAATTTGAATGTTTTAAAATCGCGCTGTGAAACATTAAAAATGGTTGTACAAGATCTCTATCAAGGTGGTGGCGATATAGAAAAAGCCACATTCTGGACAGGACTAAGACCTATGACACCAGATGGTACGCCTATTGTAGGGCCAACGGCTTATCGTAATTTATCTTTAAATACGGGACATGGCACATTAGGTTGGACGATGGCATGTGGCTCTGGGCAATTATTGGCTGATTTAATTTCAGGAAATAAACCTGCGATTGCTGCTGATGATTTATCTGTATTTCGTTATATCGATGGCTTTAATACTAAATTGCTCTTACCGGGGCAAAAGCTTGATGCTGCTTATTAA
- the fadR gene encoding fatty acid metabolism transcriptional regulator FadR — translation MVIKAQSPAGFAEEYIVESIWNNRFPPGSILPAERELSELIGVTRTTLREVLQRLARDGWLTIQHGKPTKVNNFWETSGLNILETVARLDHDRVPQLIDNLLAVRTNISAIFIRTAFRSNPEKCIEVLNHELTTENSADEFSELDYNIFRGLAFASGNPIYGLILNGLKGLYTRVGRYYFSNIQAKELALAFYKKLAALCEQKDVEHVMECVRQYGKDSGIIWQSLQSPLPSDLEEIKR, via the coding sequence ATGGTTATTAAGGCTCAAAGCCCCGCAGGTTTCGCGGAAGAGTATATTGTTGAAAGCATCTGGAATAATCGTTTTCCCCCTGGTTCTATCCTACCAGCGGAACGTGAACTATCTGAATTAATTGGTGTAACAAGAACCACATTAAGAGAAGTATTACAGCGTCTTGCTCGTGATGGATGGTTAACGATCCAACATGGAAAGCCAACAAAGGTAAACAATTTCTGGGAAACATCTGGCCTTAATATTCTTGAAACTGTAGCTCGTCTCGATCATGATCGTGTACCGCAATTAATTGATAATTTATTGGCGGTAAGAACTAATATTTCAGCTATTTTTATCCGCACTGCGTTTAGAAGCAATCCTGAAAAATGTATTGAAGTTTTAAACCATGAGCTTACTACTGAAAATAGTGCTGATGAGTTTAGTGAACTGGATTACAACATTTTTCGTGGCTTAGCTTTCGCATCAGGCAATCCAATTTATGGCCTTATCCTCAATGGTTTAAAAGGTCTGTATACGCGTGTTGGTCGTTACTATTTTTCAAATATTCAAGCCAAAGAGCTTGCTTTAGCATTCTATAAAAAATTAGCTGCATTGTGTGAACAGAAAGATGTTGAGCATGTAATGGAGTGCGTTCGCCAATATGGTAAAGACAGTGGGATTATCTGGCAAAGCTTGCAATCACCACTCCCTAGTGATTTGGAAGAAATTAAACGCTAA
- the nhaB gene encoding sodium/proton antiporter NhaB yields the protein MDMSIRQALLKNFMGNSPDWYKLAILTFLIINPLIFFFVDPFVAGWLLVVEFIFTLAMALKCYPLQPGGLLAIEAVIIGMTSPKQIGHEIANNLEVILLLVFMVAGIYFMKQLLLFAFTKLLLSIRSKRMLSIAFCFASAFLSAFLDALTVIAVVISVSLGFYSIYHNFASNQAGTELNNDGFIDTAEKKQTLEQFRAFLRSLMMHAGVGTALGGVMTMVGEPQNLIIAKHLEWDFVTFFIRMSPVTIPVFFAGLAVCYLVERFKLFGYGAELPDLVRKVLTEYDKKNSEKRTSQEKAQLMVQALIGVWLIVALALHLAEVGIIGLSVIILATTFCGITEEHALGKAFEEALPFTALLTVFFSIVAVIIDQQLFGPIIQFVLQASESSQLSLFYLFNGLLSAISDNVFVGTVYISEALTALQDGLISQSQYEHIGVAINTGTNLPSVATPNGQAAFLFLLTSALSPLIRLSYGRMVIMALPYTIVMTLFGLLAVEFWLVPTTHWFYEIGLVAIP from the coding sequence ATGGATATGAGTATAAGACAAGCACTACTGAAGAACTTTATGGGAAATTCTCCCGATTGGTATAAGCTTGCTATTCTTACTTTTTTAATTATCAACCCACTGATTTTTTTCTTTGTTGACCCTTTTGTCGCCGGTTGGCTATTAGTTGTAGAATTTATTTTCACTCTAGCTATGGCGTTAAAGTGTTACCCATTACAACCAGGAGGACTACTTGCCATTGAGGCTGTCATTATTGGAATGACTAGCCCAAAACAAATTGGTCATGAAATTGCCAACAACCTTGAAGTTATTTTACTTTTAGTCTTTATGGTTGCGGGTATCTATTTTATGAAGCAATTATTACTTTTTGCTTTTACCAAACTGCTTTTATCCATTCGTTCTAAACGAATGTTATCTATTGCTTTTTGCTTCGCAAGTGCATTTTTATCTGCCTTTTTAGATGCTTTAACCGTTATCGCTGTTGTGATCAGTGTTTCTCTTGGTTTCTACTCTATTTATCATAATTTCGCCTCTAACCAAGCAGGAACAGAGCTAAATAATGATGGATTTATTGATACCGCAGAGAAAAAACAAACATTAGAACAATTCCGTGCTTTCTTACGTAGCTTAATGATGCATGCTGGTGTAGGTACTGCATTAGGTGGCGTAATGACCATGGTAGGTGAACCGCAAAACCTGATTATTGCAAAACATTTAGAATGGGATTTTGTGACTTTCTTTATTCGAATGTCACCTGTAACAATTCCTGTTTTCTTTGCAGGCCTTGCTGTGTGCTATTTGGTTGAGCGCTTTAAGCTTTTTGGTTATGGTGCTGAATTACCTGATTTAGTTCGTAAAGTTTTAACTGAATACGATAAGAAAAACAGTGAAAAACGCACTTCTCAAGAAAAAGCACAATTGATGGTTCAAGCATTAATTGGAGTCTGGTTAATTGTTGCTTTAGCTCTTCATTTAGCAGAAGTCGGTATTATTGGTTTATCTGTTATCATTCTTGCGACTACATTTTGTGGTATTACAGAAGAGCATGCGCTCGGTAAAGCATTTGAAGAAGCCTTACCTTTCACTGCATTATTGACCGTTTTCTTCTCAATTGTTGCAGTTATTATTGACCAACAATTATTCGGCCCAATTATTCAGTTTGTTCTCCAAGCTTCAGAGTCCTCACAGCTCTCTCTCTTCTATCTGTTTAATGGTCTATTGTCTGCCATTTCAGATAACGTTTTTGTGGGTACTGTTTATATCAGCGAAGCCTTAACGGCCTTACAAGATGGATTAATTAGTCAATCACAATATGAACATATTGGTGTTGCTATTAATACAGGTACAAACTTACCTTCTGTTGCCACACCTAATGGCCAAGCTGCATTCCTATTCTTATTAACCTCTGCGCTATCTCCACTTATTCGTTTATCGTATGGACGAATGGTAATAATGGCTCTGCCATATACTATTGTAATGACATTATTTGGTCTACTAGCGGTTGAATTCTGGCTAGTTCCTACAACACATTGGTTTTATGAAATAGGCTTAGTTGCTATTCCATAA
- the dsbB gene encoding disulfide bond formation protein DsbB, whose product MLTALRHWSQRRFSWLLLALTAIGLEGAALYFQYGMELMPCVMCVYQRIAVLGILVAAFIGASAPKMALMRMAGSFLWLYSAYRGIELAWEHTQLILNPSPFATCDFFVTLPSWFALQNWFPAVFQATGDCSVSQWQFLTLEMPQWMLIIFSAYFVVGLLVLMSQITSSFKSKE is encoded by the coding sequence ATGCTGACTGCTCTTCGTCACTGGTCACAACGCCGTTTTTCATGGCTATTGCTTGCATTAACAGCAATAGGTCTTGAAGGTGCTGCATTGTATTTTCAGTACGGAATGGAATTAATGCCTTGTGTGATGTGCGTTTATCAACGCATCGCAGTATTAGGAATATTAGTTGCCGCATTTATTGGTGCAAGCGCACCCAAAATGGCACTCATGCGTATGGCAGGTAGTTTTTTATGGCTTTATTCAGCTTACCGAGGCATTGAATTGGCTTGGGAGCATACGCAACTTATTCTTAATCCATCACCTTTTGCAACATGTGACTTCTTTGTCACATTACCTTCTTGGTTTGCATTACAAAATTGGTTCCCTGCTGTATTCCAAGCAACGGGTGACTGCTCTGTCAGCCAATGGCAATTCTTAACATTAGAAATGCCTCAGTGGATGCTAATTATTTTCTCTGCTTATTTTGTTGTGGGTCTATTGGTCTTAATGAGCCAAATCACAAGTTCTTTTAAATCAAAAGAATAA
- a CDS encoding putative hemolysin — translation MQKKFKTTCYLFMLVGFGFIAGCSSSTQTEYSSTQAVNKSRTIPTTSLSVPLDESAKATCVFSGGIPSLNYELHGGQTPVCQFANGKRCSEQALIEGACIPG, via the coding sequence ATGCAAAAAAAATTTAAAACAACATGTTATCTGTTTATGTTAGTTGGCTTTGGTTTTATTGCAGGATGCAGTAGTTCAACCCAGACAGAATATTCATCAACACAAGCAGTGAATAAAAGCAGAACAATACCGACAACAAGTCTTAGTGTTCCTTTAGATGAATCGGCTAAGGCAACATGTGTTTTTTCAGGAGGGATACCTTCTTTAAACTATGAATTACATGGTGGGCAGACACCTGTGTGTCAGTTTGCTAATGGTAAACGCTGTAGTGAACAGGCTTTAATTGAAGGTGCTTGTATTCCAGGTTAG
- a CDS encoding SMR family transporter, which produces MNGLTYLMLAIISEVIATTMLKASEGFSRLYPSIVVVIGYCFSFWALSQVVRVMPLGIAYAIWSGLGIVLVSVAAVFIYQQKLDLPAIIGMGLIIAGVLVINLLSKSASH; this is translated from the coding sequence ATGAATGGATTAACTTATCTAATGTTGGCGATTATATCGGAAGTGATTGCGACAACAATGTTAAAAGCCTCTGAAGGCTTTAGTCGATTATATCCATCAATTGTTGTTGTCATTGGCTATTGTTTTTCTTTTTGGGCACTTTCTCAAGTGGTAAGAGTTATGCCTTTGGGTATTGCTTATGCAATATGGAGTGGTTTAGGGATAGTGTTAGTTTCTGTTGCGGCAGTTTTTATCTATCAACAAAAACTTGATTTACCTGCCATTATTGGTATGGGATTGATTATTGCTGGTGTTTTAGTCATAAACTTACTCTCAAAAAGTGCTTCACACTAA
- a CDS encoding sugar transporter, whose translation MNIATPNINEVSRQTAWVRVIILSFAAFVFNTTEFVPVALLSDISESFGMIPAQTGLMITIYAWVVALMSLPLMIMTSKVERRKLLIILFILFILSHILSGLAWDFNSLIAGRIGVAFSHAVFWSITASLAIRVAPPGKRAQALGLLATGTALATVLGLPIGRVVGQWLGWRATFMGIGILALITMFALMRYLPLLPSEHSGSLKSVPVLLKRGPLMGIFLLTVIAVTAHFTAYSYIEPFVIDIAKLNQNFATLVLLIFGGAGIIGSVLFSRYSAKLPTSFLFFALILLTACLSLLMISSQNLTTFIVLIIFWGIGFMCIGLGMQVKVIDLAPDATDIAMSIYSGIFNIGIGAGALIGNQVILHAGMPNMGYAGMILSIIAVIWCGFIFSRYRVSMGGKPRKKNQLHQH comes from the coding sequence ATGAATATCGCAACACCAAACATAAATGAAGTAAGCCGCCAAACAGCGTGGGTCAGGGTAATAATATTGTCGTTTGCAGCTTTCGTTTTTAATACAACAGAATTTGTTCCTGTTGCTCTGTTAAGTGATATTTCTGAAAGCTTTGGGATGATCCCAGCTCAAACAGGTTTAATGATCACAATATATGCTTGGGTGGTTGCTTTAATGTCGTTACCATTAATGATAATGACAAGTAAAGTTGAACGCCGTAAGTTACTTATTATCTTATTTATTCTTTTTATTTTAAGTCATATTTTGTCTGGTTTAGCATGGGATTTTAACTCGTTGATTGCAGGGCGTATAGGCGTTGCTTTTTCTCATGCAGTTTTTTGGTCTATTACTGCCTCATTGGCAATTAGAGTCGCACCTCCAGGTAAACGAGCACAAGCATTAGGTTTATTAGCAACAGGAACAGCATTAGCTACGGTTCTCGGCTTACCTATTGGGCGTGTTGTTGGGCAATGGTTAGGATGGCGTGCAACCTTTATGGGAATTGGTATTTTAGCTTTAATTACCATGTTTGCATTAATGCGTTATTTGCCTTTATTACCCAGTGAGCATTCAGGTTCATTAAAAAGTGTACCTGTATTATTAAAACGCGGGCCATTAATGGGGATTTTCCTGTTAACAGTTATTGCCGTTACTGCACATTTTACGGCTTATAGTTATATCGAGCCTTTTGTTATTGATATTGCAAAATTAAATCAAAACTTTGCTACGTTAGTTTTACTTATTTTTGGTGGTGCTGGTATTATTGGCAGTGTGCTATTTAGTCGTTATAGTGCCAAGTTGCCAACATCATTTTTATTTTTTGCACTAATTTTACTTACTGCTTGCTTAAGTTTATTAATGATAAGTAGCCAAAATTTAACGACATTCATTGTGTTGATTATATTTTGGGGGATTGGTTTTATGTGTATCGGCCTTGGTATGCAAGTTAAAGTGATTGATTTAGCTCCCGATGCAACAGATATCGCGATGTCTATTTACTCTGGTATTTTTAATATTGGCATTGGTGCAGGGGCTTTGATTGGTAATCAAGTTATCTTACATGCGGGTATGCCAAATATGGGTTATGCAGGAATGATATTAAGCATTATTGCTGTTATTTGGTGTGGCTTTATTTTTAGCCGTTATCGCGTTTCTATGGGGGGAAAGCCCCGTAAAAAGAATCAGCTTCATCAACACTAA